In Vigna unguiculata cultivar IT97K-499-35 chromosome 3, ASM411807v1, whole genome shotgun sequence, a single genomic region encodes these proteins:
- the LOC114179655 gene encoding protein NRT1/ PTR FAMILY 2.8, translated as MSLVANLTVYLLSNYNLSGIYVVNVVQIWNGSSNIFSIIGAFISDTYLGRFNTLFFGSISSLLGILTITLTAGIHQLRPHPCDNNSDHCQSPQSWQLAVLFLGLGLLSIGAGGIRPCNIAFGADQFDIKTEKGRAQLESFFNLWYFSFTIALVIALTAVVYIQTSVSWTLGFAIPTCCLALSIAIFLLGRHTYICKKPQGSIFSDMARVIAAAFRKRKVQASGRTLYNPAPTSGEEAETVQTERFKFLDKAAIIVDPNELNDQGMARNSWRLCSLQQVEHLKCLFGVLPVWVAGICCFIVMDQQNTFGVLQAVQCNRSIGPHFKVPPGWMNLTSMIALSFWIFVYECVYIPLGRKLGKKAPRLAMKQRIRIGILLSILCMLVAAIVETKRRDLALKHGLFVSPLSFAWLLPQFALSGLNEAFAAVSIMEFFALVMPESMRTVAGAIFFLSLSIANYMGSLIVNILHKITSSNGKTSWIGGHDLNHNRLDSYYYVIAALGGLNFIYFNLYACRYCDNKNKHNVKTEAQQEHSNVVGESSEPNDEEKALDTTGTTKRAT; from the exons ATGAGTTTGGTAGCAAATCTCACAGTCTACCTGCTCTCAAATTACAATCTGAGTGGCATATATGTGGTGAATGTGGTGCAAATTTGGAATGGATCCTCCAACATCTTCTCAATAATTGGAGCTTTCATTTCTGATACCTATCTGGGCAGGTTCAATACCCTCTTCTTCGGCAGCATTTCCTCACTTCTG GGTATTTTGACCATAACCCTAACAGCAGGTATACATCAACTGAGACCCCATCCCTGCGACAACAACAGTGATCATTGCCAATCTCCACAATCCTGGCAGCTAGCGGTTCTCTTTTTAGGTCTTGGACTGTTATCCATAGGAGCCGGTGGCATTAGGCCATGCAACATTGCTTTTGGTGCAGATCAGTTTGACATCAAGACAGAGAAGGGTAGGGCACAACTTGAGAGCTTCTTCAATCTGTGGTACTTCAGTTTCACCATTGCACTTGTTATAGCACTCACAGCTGTTGTCTACATTCAAACCAGTGTGAGTTGGACTCTAGGCTTTGCTATTCCCACTTGCTGTCTTGCTTTGTCCATAGCCATCTTCCTACTTGGCCGCCACACTTACATTTGCAAGAAGCCTCAAGGGAGCATCTTCTCAGACATGGCCAGAGTAATTGCAGCAGCCTTTAGAAAACGCAAGGTGCAGGCTTCTGGTAGAACCCTTTATAATCCTGCTCCCACATCGGGGGAGGAAGCAGAAACTGTTCAGACAGAGAGGTTCAAGTTCCTTGACAAGGCTGCTATAATAGTTGATCCTAATGAGTTGAATGACCAAGGCATGGCTAGGAATAGTTGGAGACTTTGCAGCTTGCAACAAGTTGAACACTTGAAATGTCTGTTTGGAGTTCTACCGGTGTGGGTGGCAGGAATTTGCTGCTTCATTGTGATGGACCAGCAAAACACTTTTGGGGTGCTTCAAGCTGTTCAATGCAATAGGTCAATTGGGCCCCACTTCAAGGTCCCACCTGGTTGGATGAACCTCACATCAATGATAGCTCTTTCATTTTGGATATTCGTTTACGAGTGTGTCTACATTCCCCTAGGCAGAAAACTTGGTAAAAAGGCTCCAAGATTAGCCATGAAGCAAAGAATCAGAATTGGGATTTTGTTGTCCATCTTATGCATGTTGGTAGCAGCAATTGTTGAAACGAAGCGTCGTGATTTAGCTTTGAAACATGGTTTGTTTGTTTCACCATTAAGCTTTGCATGGTTGCTGCCTCAGTTTGCACTATCAGGCCTCAATGAGGCGTTTGCTGCTGTTTCCATAATGGAATTCTTCGCCTTGGTAATGCCAGAGAGCATGAGGACTGTTGCTGGGGCAATCTTCTTTCTGAGCCTGTCCATTGCAAACTACATGGGTTCCTTGATTGTCAATATTCTCCATAAAATAACTTCTAGCAATGGAAAAACATCATGGATAGGGGGTCATGATTTGAACCATAATAGGCTTGACAGCTACTATTATGTCATCGCTGCACTGGGAGGTTTGAATTTCATCTACTTCAATTTGTATGCATGTCGTTATTGTGACAACAAGAACAAGCACAACGTCAAAACAGAGGCACAGCAAGAGCATTCAAACGTTGTGGGAGAATCATCTGAACCAAATGATGAGGAGAAGGCATTGGATACAACAGGCACCACAAAAAGGGCAACATGA